In the Paralichthys olivaceus isolate ysfri-2021 chromosome 17, ASM2471397v2, whole genome shotgun sequence genome, one interval contains:
- the cul2 gene encoding cullin-2 isoform X2, which produces MSLKPRVVDFDETWNKLLTTIKAVVMLDYVERATWNDRFSDIYALCVAYPEPLGERLYTETKVFLENHVRQLYKKVLESEEQVLVMYHRYWDEYSKGADYMDCLYRYLNTQFIKKNKLTEADLQYGYGGVDMNEPLMEIGELALDMWRKLMIEPLQAVLIRMLLNEIKNDRCGENPNQKVIHGVINSFVHVEQYKKKFPLKFYQEIFEGPFLTKTGEYYKQEASNLLQESNCSQYMEKVLARLKDEEVRCRKYLHPSSYAKVIHECQQRMVADHLQFLHGECQSIIRQEKREDMANMYTLLRAVANGLPHMIQELQVHIHNEGIRGTSNLSQENMPTLFVESVLEVHSKFVQLINTVLNGDQHFMSALDKALTSVVNFREPKSICKAPELLAKYCDNLLKKSAKGMTENEVEDKLTSFITVFKYIDDKDIFQKFYARMLAKRLIHGLSLSMDSEEAMINKLKQACGYEFTSKLHRMYTDMSVSADLNNKFNNFIKTQETVVDLGISFQIYVLQAGAWPLTHVPSSTFAIPQELEKSVQMFELFYNQHFSGRKLTWLHYLCTGEVKMNYLSKPYVAMVTTYQMAVLLAFNNSQTVTHKELQDGTQMNEKELQKTIKSLLDVKMLNHDSQKEEIEAESTFSLNMSFTSKRTKFKITTSMQKDTPQEMEQTRSAVDEDRKMYLQAAIVRIMKARKVLRHNALIQEVINQSKARFNPSISMIKKCIEVLIDKQYIERSQTSADEYSYVA; this is translated from the exons ATGTCCTTAAAGCCGCGGGTGGTGGATTTCGACGAGACATGGAACAAGCTACTGACGACAATCAAGGCTGTTGTGATGCTCGACTATGTGGAGAGAGCCACGTGGAATGATCGGTTCTC AGACATATACGCCTTGTGTGTCGCGTACCCAGAGCCTTTGGGTGAAAGATTATACACAGAGACCAAGGTGTTTCTTGAGAATCATGTTCGGCAGTTGTACAAG AAAGTCCTAGAATCGGAGGAGCAGGTCTTAGTGATGTACCACAGATACTGGGACGAGTACAGCAAAGGAGCTGATTACATGGACTGCTTGTACAG GTATCTCAACACTCAGTTCATCAAGAAGAACAAACTCACAGAAGCAGACCTACAGTACGGCTACGGAGGAGTGGACATGAATGAGCCGCTCATGGAGATTGGAGAG TTGGCACTAGATATGTGGAGAAAGCTAATGATCGAGCCCCTGCAGGCCGTCCTGATCCGGATGTTGCTGAATGAAATCAAGAA TGATCGTTGCGGCGAGAACCCCAACCAGAAGGTAATCCACGGGGTCATCAACTCCTTTGTTCATGTTGAACAGTACAAGAAGAAGTTTCCACTAAAG TTTTATCAGGAAATCTTCGAAGGGCCATTTCTGACAAAAACGGGGGAGTATTACAAACAGGAAGCCTCCAATCTACTGCAAGAGTCCAACTGCTCACAATATATGGAGAAG GTTTTGGCGCGATTGAAAGATGAAGAAGTGCGATGTCGGAAGTACCTGCACCCCAGCTCCTACGCCAAAGTCATCCACGAATGTCAGCAGAGGATGGTGGCCGATCACCTGCAGTTCCTGCACGGGGAGTGCCAGAGCATTATTCggcaggagaagagagaag ACATGGCTAACATGTACACCCTGCTGCGGGCCGTGGCCAATGGGCTGCCTCACATGATCCAGGAGCTACAGGTTCACATTCACAACGAGGGCATCCGAGGCACCAGTAACCTCTCTCAGGAAAAC ATGCCAACCCTGTTTGTGGAGTCAGTGCTGGAGGTTCACAGTAAATTTGTTCAGCTCATTAACACAGTTTTAAATGGAGATCAGCACTTCATGAGTGCACTCGATAAG GCTTTGACgtctgtggtgaacttcagggAGCCCAAGTCCATCTGTAAAGCCCCTGAACTC CTGGCGAAATACTGTGACAATCTGCTGAAGAAATCTGCAAAGGGAATGACGGAGAATGAGGTGGAAGACAAACTGACCAGTTTCATCACAGTGTTCAAGTACATAGACGACAAGGACATCTTTCAAAAG TTTTATGCCAGAATGCTAGCAAAGCGATTAATACATGGTTTATCATTGTCAATGGACTCAGAAGAAGCCATGATCAACAAACTAAAG CAAGCGTGTGGCTACGAGTTCACGAGCAAACTCCACAGAATGTACACAGACATGAGCGTGAGCGCCGACCTCAACAACAAGTTCAACAATTTCATCAAGACGCAGGAGACGGTGGTGGACCTTGGCATCAGTTTCCAGATCTATGTATTACAG GCTGGAGCGTGGCCTCTCACACACGTCCCCTCCTCCACGTTTGCCATCCCCCAAGAACTAGAGAAGAGCGTGCAGATG TTTGAATTGTTCTATAATCAGCACttcagtgggaggaagttgaCCTGGCTGCACTATCTCTGCACAG GTGAGGTGAAAATGAACTACCTGTCCAAGCCCTACGTCGCCATGGTGACCACTTATCAGATGGCTGTGCTGCTGGCGTTCAACAACAGCCAGACGGTGACgcacaaagagctgcaggaCGGCACCCAGATGAACGAGAAGGAGCTACAGAAGACCATCAAGTCCCTGCTGGACGTTAAGATGCTCAACCACGACTCGCAAAAG GAGGAGATCGAAGCAGAGTCCACATTTTCACTAAATATGAGTTTCACCAGTAAAAGGACAAAGTTCAAGATTACAACATCAATGCAGAAAGACACGCCACAG GAAATGGAGCAGACGAGGAGCGCCGTAGACGAGGACcgcaaaatgtatttacaagCTGCAATAGTGAGAATCATGAAGGCTCGCAAGGTGCTCCGACACAACGCCCTCATCCAGGAG GTCATCAATCAGTCCAAAGCCAGGTTCAACCCCAGTATCAGCATGATCAAGAAGTGCATTGAGGTGCTCATCGACAAGCAGTACATCGAGCGAAGCCAGACGTCGGCGGACGAGTACAGCTACGTCGCCTAG
- the cul2 gene encoding cullin-2 isoform X1, translated as MSLKPRVVDFDETWNKLLTTIKAVVMLDYVERATWNDRFSDIYALCVAYPEPLGERLYTETKVFLENHVRQLYKKVLESEEQVLVMYHRYWDEYSKGADYMDCLYRYLNTQFIKKNKLTEADLQYGYGGVDMNEPLMEIGELALDMWRKLMIEPLQAVLIRMLLNEIKNDRCGENPNQKVIHGVINSFVHVEQYKKKFPLKQFYQEIFEGPFLTKTGEYYKQEASNLLQESNCSQYMEKVLARLKDEEVRCRKYLHPSSYAKVIHECQQRMVADHLQFLHGECQSIIRQEKREDMANMYTLLRAVANGLPHMIQELQVHIHNEGIRGTSNLSQENMPTLFVESVLEVHSKFVQLINTVLNGDQHFMSALDKALTSVVNFREPKSICKAPELLAKYCDNLLKKSAKGMTENEVEDKLTSFITVFKYIDDKDIFQKFYARMLAKRLIHGLSLSMDSEEAMINKLKQACGYEFTSKLHRMYTDMSVSADLNNKFNNFIKTQETVVDLGISFQIYVLQAGAWPLTHVPSSTFAIPQELEKSVQMFELFYNQHFSGRKLTWLHYLCTGEVKMNYLSKPYVAMVTTYQMAVLLAFNNSQTVTHKELQDGTQMNEKELQKTIKSLLDVKMLNHDSQKEEIEAESTFSLNMSFTSKRTKFKITTSMQKDTPQEMEQTRSAVDEDRKMYLQAAIVRIMKARKVLRHNALIQEVINQSKARFNPSISMIKKCIEVLIDKQYIERSQTSADEYSYVA; from the exons ATGTCCTTAAAGCCGCGGGTGGTGGATTTCGACGAGACATGGAACAAGCTACTGACGACAATCAAGGCTGTTGTGATGCTCGACTATGTGGAGAGAGCCACGTGGAATGATCGGTTCTC AGACATATACGCCTTGTGTGTCGCGTACCCAGAGCCTTTGGGTGAAAGATTATACACAGAGACCAAGGTGTTTCTTGAGAATCATGTTCGGCAGTTGTACAAG AAAGTCCTAGAATCGGAGGAGCAGGTCTTAGTGATGTACCACAGATACTGGGACGAGTACAGCAAAGGAGCTGATTACATGGACTGCTTGTACAG GTATCTCAACACTCAGTTCATCAAGAAGAACAAACTCACAGAAGCAGACCTACAGTACGGCTACGGAGGAGTGGACATGAATGAGCCGCTCATGGAGATTGGAGAG TTGGCACTAGATATGTGGAGAAAGCTAATGATCGAGCCCCTGCAGGCCGTCCTGATCCGGATGTTGCTGAATGAAATCAAGAA TGATCGTTGCGGCGAGAACCCCAACCAGAAGGTAATCCACGGGGTCATCAACTCCTTTGTTCATGTTGAACAGTACAAGAAGAAGTTTCCACTAAA GCAGTTTTATCAGGAAATCTTCGAAGGGCCATTTCTGACAAAAACGGGGGAGTATTACAAACAGGAAGCCTCCAATCTACTGCAAGAGTCCAACTGCTCACAATATATGGAGAAG GTTTTGGCGCGATTGAAAGATGAAGAAGTGCGATGTCGGAAGTACCTGCACCCCAGCTCCTACGCCAAAGTCATCCACGAATGTCAGCAGAGGATGGTGGCCGATCACCTGCAGTTCCTGCACGGGGAGTGCCAGAGCATTATTCggcaggagaagagagaag ACATGGCTAACATGTACACCCTGCTGCGGGCCGTGGCCAATGGGCTGCCTCACATGATCCAGGAGCTACAGGTTCACATTCACAACGAGGGCATCCGAGGCACCAGTAACCTCTCTCAGGAAAAC ATGCCAACCCTGTTTGTGGAGTCAGTGCTGGAGGTTCACAGTAAATTTGTTCAGCTCATTAACACAGTTTTAAATGGAGATCAGCACTTCATGAGTGCACTCGATAAG GCTTTGACgtctgtggtgaacttcagggAGCCCAAGTCCATCTGTAAAGCCCCTGAACTC CTGGCGAAATACTGTGACAATCTGCTGAAGAAATCTGCAAAGGGAATGACGGAGAATGAGGTGGAAGACAAACTGACCAGTTTCATCACAGTGTTCAAGTACATAGACGACAAGGACATCTTTCAAAAG TTTTATGCCAGAATGCTAGCAAAGCGATTAATACATGGTTTATCATTGTCAATGGACTCAGAAGAAGCCATGATCAACAAACTAAAG CAAGCGTGTGGCTACGAGTTCACGAGCAAACTCCACAGAATGTACACAGACATGAGCGTGAGCGCCGACCTCAACAACAAGTTCAACAATTTCATCAAGACGCAGGAGACGGTGGTGGACCTTGGCATCAGTTTCCAGATCTATGTATTACAG GCTGGAGCGTGGCCTCTCACACACGTCCCCTCCTCCACGTTTGCCATCCCCCAAGAACTAGAGAAGAGCGTGCAGATG TTTGAATTGTTCTATAATCAGCACttcagtgggaggaagttgaCCTGGCTGCACTATCTCTGCACAG GTGAGGTGAAAATGAACTACCTGTCCAAGCCCTACGTCGCCATGGTGACCACTTATCAGATGGCTGTGCTGCTGGCGTTCAACAACAGCCAGACGGTGACgcacaaagagctgcaggaCGGCACCCAGATGAACGAGAAGGAGCTACAGAAGACCATCAAGTCCCTGCTGGACGTTAAGATGCTCAACCACGACTCGCAAAAG GAGGAGATCGAAGCAGAGTCCACATTTTCACTAAATATGAGTTTCACCAGTAAAAGGACAAAGTTCAAGATTACAACATCAATGCAGAAAGACACGCCACAG GAAATGGAGCAGACGAGGAGCGCCGTAGACGAGGACcgcaaaatgtatttacaagCTGCAATAGTGAGAATCATGAAGGCTCGCAAGGTGCTCCGACACAACGCCCTCATCCAGGAG GTCATCAATCAGTCCAAAGCCAGGTTCAACCCCAGTATCAGCATGATCAAGAAGTGCATTGAGGTGCTCATCGACAAGCAGTACATCGAGCGAAGCCAGACGTCGGCGGACGAGTACAGCTACGTCGCCTAG